Proteins encoded by one window of Rhodobium gokarnense:
- a CDS encoding CoA-acylating methylmalonate-semialdehyde dehydrogenase, whose translation MTELMHFVGGKALAGRSGRFSDVFDPATGEVTKRCPLASADEVAGAVSVARAAFPAWAKTPALRRARILDRFKFLLQDNADRLAEAISAEHGKTHDDALGEVQRGLEVVEFAVGAPHLLKGEITENVGTDVDSHGLRQPLGVVAGITPFNFPAMVPMWMFPVALACGNAFILKPSERDPSASLLIAELLAEAGLPDGVFNVVHGDKEAVDALLANPDVKAVSFVGSTPIARYVYATGTANGKRVQALGGAKNHMVILPDADLDMAVNALMGAAYGSAGERCMAVSVAVPVGEKTADALIERLAPKVRALKVGPATDRTSEMGPLVTAQHLARVRGFIDQGEAEGAELVVDGRDFRIDRQGFDDGYYIGGTLFDRITTDMAIWREEIFGPVLSVARAGDYDAAVDIIGRHAYANGVAIFTRDGDAARTFARDIEVGMVGINVPIPVPMAFHSFGGWKDSLFGDHHMHGPEGVRFYTRLKTITTRWPTGVRSDPEFVMPTLGK comes from the coding sequence ATGACCGAGCTCATGCATTTCGTCGGCGGCAAGGCCTTGGCCGGCCGGTCCGGACGTTTTTCCGATGTCTTCGACCCGGCAACGGGCGAGGTCACCAAACGCTGCCCGCTCGCCTCGGCCGACGAGGTCGCCGGGGCAGTATCCGTCGCACGGGCGGCCTTTCCGGCCTGGGCGAAGACGCCGGCGCTGCGCCGCGCGCGCATCCTCGACCGCTTCAAGTTCCTCCTCCAGGACAATGCCGATCGCCTCGCCGAGGCGATTTCGGCCGAGCACGGCAAGACCCATGACGACGCGCTCGGCGAGGTCCAGCGCGGCCTGGAAGTGGTCGAGTTCGCCGTCGGCGCGCCGCATCTCCTGAAGGGCGAGATCACGGAGAATGTCGGCACCGATGTCGACAGCCACGGCCTGCGCCAGCCGCTCGGCGTGGTCGCCGGCATCACGCCGTTCAATTTCCCGGCCATGGTCCCGATGTGGATGTTTCCCGTGGCGCTCGCCTGCGGCAACGCCTTCATCCTGAAGCCCTCGGAGCGCGATCCCTCGGCATCGCTTCTTATCGCCGAACTGCTCGCCGAGGCCGGACTGCCGGACGGTGTGTTCAACGTCGTCCATGGCGACAAGGAAGCGGTTGATGCGCTCCTTGCCAATCCCGACGTCAAGGCCGTCAGCTTCGTCGGCTCGACGCCGATCGCCCGCTACGTCTACGCCACCGGAACGGCGAACGGAAAGCGGGTCCAGGCGCTCGGCGGCGCCAAGAACCACATGGTGATCCTGCCCGATGCCGACCTCGACATGGCAGTCAATGCCCTGATGGGCGCCGCCTACGGCTCGGCCGGCGAACGCTGCATGGCGGTCTCCGTTGCCGTGCCGGTCGGCGAGAAGACCGCCGACGCGCTGATCGAGCGGCTGGCGCCGAAGGTGCGCGCGCTGAAGGTCGGTCCCGCCACCGACCGCACCTCCGAAATGGGCCCGCTGGTCACCGCCCAGCACCTCGCCAGGGTGCGGGGCTTCATCGACCAGGGCGAGGCCGAAGGCGCCGAACTGGTGGTCGACGGCCGCGACTTCCGGATCGACCGGCAGGGCTTCGACGACGGCTACTATATCGGCGGCACGCTGTTCGACCGCATCACCACCGACATGGCGATCTGGCGCGAGGAGATCTTCGGGCCGGTCCTGTCCGTCGCCCGCGCCGGCGACTATGACGCGGCCGTCGACATCATCGGCAGACACGCCTACGCCAACGGCGTTGCCATCTTCACCCGCGACGGCGACGCCGCCCGGACCTTCGCGCGGGATATCGAGGTCGGCATGGTCGGCATCAACGTGCCGATCCCCGTGCCGATGGCCTTCCACAGCTTCGGCGGCTGGAAGGACTCCCTGTTCGGCGACCACCACATGCACGGGCCGGAGGGCGTGCGCTTCTACACCCGCCTCAAGACCATCACGACACGCTGGCCGACGGGCGTCAGGAGCGATCCGGAATTCGTCATGCCGACGCTGGGTAAGTGA
- a CDS encoding branched-chain amino acid ABC transporter substrate-binding protein — MFSKLRMPIVIAVVGAMSVAGSAYAQETAKIAFIGPLTGGNSAAGIGGRNSAQVAIDQANANPDSKYKYELVALDDECKPNVGIQVATRAATSRDIVAGVTHYCSAVGIAAVDVYHRFQLPVIVWGAILPAITYGNDYAEIHRVNGSMLDENRVSARFLTEMGYKKWVVIYDTTDYGKGHLEIFKKMLADTDGEILGEFGVGSDQQDFTAELLKVKQIEPQIVLFAGLTPLGVRIRSQMDRLGLDIQFAGVSGIMSVSYLDALGETSEGTISFHNGAPFEALPGGKAFVEAYDAEGFDDPAEPYGPFAYAATKIIIDAVEEVGPDRAAVNKAISATKDLPTIVGDITFDDHGQNSVDSTKYVAQDGKWVRWEDSEYASGARKLKGQ; from the coding sequence ATGTTCTCCAAGCTCCGTATGCCGATCGTCATCGCTGTTGTCGGCGCGATGTCGGTCGCGGGCAGCGCCTATGCCCAGGAAACGGCAAAGATCGCCTTCATCGGCCCGCTGACGGGCGGCAATTCCGCGGCCGGCATCGGCGGCCGGAATTCGGCCCAGGTGGCGATCGACCAGGCCAATGCCAATCCGGACAGCAAATACAAATACGAGCTCGTCGCGCTCGACGACGAATGCAAGCCCAATGTCGGCATTCAGGTGGCAACGCGGGCAGCGACCTCGCGCGACATCGTTGCCGGCGTGACCCACTATTGTTCGGCCGTCGGCATCGCCGCCGTCGACGTCTATCACCGCTTCCAGCTTCCGGTGATCGTCTGGGGCGCCATCCTGCCCGCCATCACCTACGGCAACGACTATGCCGAGATCCACCGCGTGAACGGGTCCATGCTCGACGAGAACCGGGTGTCGGCGCGCTTTCTGACGGAGATGGGCTACAAGAAGTGGGTCGTCATCTATGACACCACCGATTACGGCAAGGGCCACCTGGAGATCTTCAAGAAGATGCTCGCCGACACCGATGGCGAGATCCTCGGCGAATTCGGCGTCGGGTCCGATCAGCAGGACTTCACCGCCGAACTGCTCAAGGTCAAGCAGATCGAACCGCAGATCGTCCTTTTCGCCGGCCTGACGCCGCTCGGCGTTCGCATCCGCTCGCAGATGGACCGGTTGGGGCTGGACATCCAGTTCGCCGGCGTCTCGGGCATCATGTCGGTGTCCTATCTGGACGCCCTTGGCGAGACCAGCGAGGGCACGATCTCCTTCCACAACGGCGCCCCCTTCGAGGCGCTGCCCGGCGGCAAGGCCTTCGTCGAGGCCTACGATGCCGAAGGCTTCGATGACCCCGCCGAGCCCTATGGCCCGTTCGCCTATGCGGCAACGAAGATCATCATCGATGCCGTCGAGGAAGTCGGACCCGACCGCGCGGCCGTCAACAAGGCCATCAGTGCGACGAAAGACCTGCCGACGATCGTCGGTGACATCACCTTCGACGACCACGGCCAGAACAGCGTCGACTCCACCAAATACGTCGCCCAGGACGGCAAGTGGGTGCGCTGGGAAGACAGCGAATACGCCTCCGGTGCCCGCAAGCTCAAGGGCCAGTAG
- a CDS encoding LysR family transcriptional regulator: protein MLAFERLDWDDLRFFLHAARAGSLARASMRLKVDQSTVSRRLVQLESALELTVFERHRTGLKLTENGEKLLSHAAKVESAIIGIREEFYAEEAAVTGSVRLATMEGIASLYLAERFGELRRTSPHLTVELVTSAQTVYVARREADLFMSFFAPPGRGLVSERIGGFELGLYASEDYLARHGTPTSRQDLDQHLFATYIDDLIQVDTVKWLDEVIEDPEVTFRSNSMIAQISAAAGGLGMVLLPSFAATMRPDLVPVLHGAVSTRRDIWLSTHNDLQYSPRIRTVTTFLKALFQNDPAMQAL from the coding sequence ATGCTCGCATTCGAGCGCCTGGACTGGGACGATCTCCGCTTCTTCCTGCATGCTGCGCGCGCCGGCAGTCTGGCGCGGGCCTCCATGCGGCTGAAGGTCGACCAGTCGACGGTAAGCCGTCGTCTCGTCCAACTGGAAAGCGCGCTGGAACTGACCGTCTTCGAGCGGCACCGCACCGGACTGAAGCTCACCGAGAACGGCGAGAAACTCCTTTCGCACGCCGCCAAGGTGGAAAGCGCGATCATCGGTATCCGCGAGGAGTTCTATGCCGAGGAGGCCGCTGTTACCGGCAGCGTGCGCCTGGCGACGATGGAGGGCATCGCCTCGCTCTATCTGGCGGAGCGCTTCGGGGAGCTTCGCAGGACGTCACCGCATCTCACGGTCGAACTGGTGACGTCGGCGCAGACGGTCTACGTCGCCCGCCGGGAAGCGGACCTGTTCATGAGTTTCTTCGCGCCGCCCGGCCGGGGCCTCGTTTCGGAGCGGATCGGCGGGTTCGAGCTGGGCCTTTATGCGAGCGAAGATTATCTCGCGCGGCACGGGACGCCGACATCGCGGCAGGATCTCGATCAGCATCTCTTTGCGACCTATATCGACGACCTGATCCAGGTGGACACCGTCAAGTGGCTGGACGAGGTGATCGAGGATCCCGAAGTCACGTTCCGCTCGAACAGCATGATCGCGCAGATCAGCGCCGCGGCCGGCGGGTTGGGCATGGTGCTGCTTCCGAGCTTTGCGGCAACGATGCGCCCCGACCTGGTGCCGGTGCTGCACGGCGCCGTTTCCACGCGTCGCGACATCTGGCTGAGCACCCATAACGACCTGCAATATTCGCCGCGCATTCGAACGGTGACGACGTTTCTCAAGGCCCTGTTCCAGAACGATCCCGCCATGCAGGCGCTCTGA
- a CDS encoding ABC transporter permease produces the protein MLRYMLRRILATIPVMVVVAIFVFSLLYFAPGDPAAIIAGDQATAEDIALIRESLGLDRPFLVRFGEWSWNILNGDLGTSIFTGLPITHLIAQRIEPTLSLTILTLVFAILVAVPLGVLAAWKAGTWIDSAVMIFAVLGFSVPIFVVGYILAWLMALQLGWLPVQGYRSIGDGLWPWFRSLILPSISLGCVYIALIARITRSTVVEVLRQDYIRTARAKGLAQMPTLFIHGLRNAAVPIVTVIGIGFAMLISGTVVTESVFALPGLGRLTIDAILHRDYPVIQALVLIFSFAYVLVNLAVDLAYTLFDPRIRY, from the coding sequence ATGCTTCGCTACATGTTGCGACGGATCCTTGCCACCATTCCCGTCATGGTCGTGGTGGCGATCTTCGTCTTCTCGCTGCTCTATTTCGCCCCCGGCGATCCGGCGGCGATCATCGCCGGCGACCAGGCCACGGCCGAGGACATCGCCCTCATCCGCGAAAGCCTGGGGCTCGACCGGCCGTTCCTCGTGCGCTTCGGCGAATGGAGCTGGAACATCCTCAACGGCGATCTCGGCACGTCGATCTTCACCGGCCTGCCGATCACCCACCTGATCGCCCAGCGGATCGAACCGACGCTGTCGCTGACGATCCTGACCCTCGTCTTCGCCATCCTGGTCGCGGTGCCGCTCGGCGTGCTCGCCGCCTGGAAGGCCGGCACCTGGATCGACAGCGCGGTGATGATCTTCGCCGTCCTCGGCTTCTCGGTGCCGATCTTCGTCGTCGGCTACATCCTCGCCTGGCTGATGGCGCTGCAGCTCGGCTGGCTGCCGGTGCAGGGATATCGGTCGATCGGCGACGGGCTATGGCCCTGGTTCCGGTCGCTGATCCTGCCGTCGATCTCGCTCGGCTGCGTCTATATCGCGCTGATCGCCCGGATCACACGCTCCACGGTGGTCGAGGTGCTGCGGCAGGACTACATCCGCACCGCCCGCGCCAAGGGGCTGGCGCAGATGCCGACGCTGTTCATCCATGGCCTGCGCAACGCCGCGGTGCCGATCGTCACGGTGATCGGCATCGGCTTTGCGATGCTGATCAGCGGCACGGTCGTCACCGAGAGCGTTTTCGCCCTGCCCGGCCTCGGCCGGCTGACCATCGATGCGATCCTCCACCGCGACTATCCGGTGATCCAGGCGCTGGTGCTGATCTTCAGCTTCGCCTACGTCCTGGTGAACCTTGCGGTCGACCTCGCCTACACGCTGTTTGACCCGAGGATACGCTATTGA
- a CDS encoding carbon-nitrogen hydrolase family protein, producing the protein MSSCVKVAAIHAASVFLDRKKSTEKAIGLIREAARSGAELIAFPESFIPGFPVWAALWPPIDNHDLFAAMARESVLVDGPEMNMLRAEARELGVFLSVGFSEKSPVSVGGLWNANVLIGDDGSILTHHRKIVPTFYEKLIWASGDGAGLAVADTRLGKIGALICGENANPLARFALMAGGEQIHISNWPPIWPTRRPKGGGNFNNVNANRIRTAAHSFEAKAFGIACAGFMDAKMRAFLLERDPAIGDVIDGTPRAASFFVAPTGEPTGETAQDEEAIVYAEFDLEDCVEPKQFHDVVGYYNRFDIFDLRINRTRLVPMKTAGASDPDFVPVDPDFDEPQAHPRTTEGLR; encoded by the coding sequence ATGTCATCTTGCGTAAAAGTCGCCGCCATTCACGCCGCCTCGGTATTCCTCGATCGCAAGAAATCGACAGAAAAGGCCATCGGCTTGATCCGCGAGGCGGCCCGCTCTGGCGCCGAACTCATCGCTTTTCCGGAGTCCTTTATCCCCGGTTTTCCCGTCTGGGCGGCCCTCTGGCCGCCGATCGACAACCACGATCTCTTTGCCGCGATGGCCCGGGAGTCGGTGCTGGTCGACGGGCCGGAGATGAACATGCTTCGCGCCGAGGCGCGCGAGCTTGGCGTGTTCCTGTCCGTGGGCTTCAGCGAGAAGTCCCCGGTCAGTGTCGGCGGGCTGTGGAACGCCAATGTGCTGATCGGCGACGACGGATCGATCCTGACGCATCACCGCAAGATCGTGCCGACCTTCTATGAAAAGCTGATCTGGGCGTCCGGCGACGGCGCCGGCCTGGCGGTCGCCGACACGCGGCTCGGCAAGATCGGCGCGCTGATCTGCGGCGAGAACGCCAACCCGCTCGCGCGCTTTGCGCTGATGGCCGGTGGCGAGCAGATCCACATTTCCAACTGGCCGCCGATCTGGCCGACACGGCGCCCCAAGGGCGGCGGCAACTTCAACAACGTCAACGCCAACCGCATCCGCACGGCGGCGCACAGTTTCGAGGCCAAGGCCTTCGGCATTGCCTGCGCCGGCTTCATGGACGCAAAGATGCGGGCGTTCCTGCTGGAGCGCGACCCGGCGATCGGCGACGTCATCGACGGGACGCCCCGCGCCGCATCGTTCTTCGTCGCCCCGACCGGGGAGCCGACGGGCGAGACGGCCCAGGACGAGGAGGCGATCGTCTATGCGGAGTTCGACCTGGAAGACTGCGTCGAACCCAAGCAGTTCCACGATGTCGTCGGCTACTATAACCGCTTCGACATTTTCGATCTCAGGATCAACCGCACCCGGCTGGTGCCGATGAAGACTGCCGGCGCGTCCGATCCGGATTTCGTCCCAGTTGACCCCGATTTCGATGAGCCTCAGGCCCATCCCCGGACGACGGAAGGCTTGCGATGA
- a CDS encoding LysR family transcriptional regulator: MNWEDARMFLAVARAGQMLAASRSLGINQATLSRRVAALERALGTKLVIRRTHGCDLTEAGADLVESLERVEAEFLASQARLDATAAAISGTVRIAAPDGFGVAFLAPRLGVLSEHYPKLRVQLVPTPRSFSLSRREADIAVLIDRPEKGRLRERKLVDYTLGLYASRGYLERRPPPATAADLSGHRLVGYVDDLVYAPGLNYASEFLRNWRSAIEISSAIGQLAAIRGGAGIGVLHDYVARPEADLVRVLPALSARRAYWLVTHENLRDIPRVTAAADFIVDAVQRDRAQFAAA, from the coding sequence ATGAACTGGGAAGACGCAAGGATGTTCCTGGCTGTGGCGCGCGCCGGCCAGATGCTCGCGGCATCGCGCAGCCTCGGCATCAACCAGGCGACCCTCAGCCGGCGCGTCGCCGCGCTGGAACGGGCGCTCGGAACGAAGCTCGTCATCCGCCGCACCCATGGCTGCGACCTGACCGAGGCCGGCGCGGATCTTGTGGAGTCGCTGGAGCGTGTGGAGGCGGAGTTCCTGGCCTCGCAGGCGCGGCTCGATGCGACCGCTGCTGCGATCTCCGGCACGGTGCGCATCGCCGCGCCGGACGGTTTCGGCGTCGCCTTCCTCGCCCCGCGTCTCGGGGTGCTGTCGGAGCACTATCCCAAGCTCCGCGTCCAGCTCGTGCCGACCCCGCGGAGCTTTTCCCTGTCGCGGCGCGAGGCAGACATCGCCGTGCTGATCGACCGGCCCGAGAAGGGGCGGCTGCGCGAACGCAAGCTCGTCGACTACACGCTCGGCCTCTACGCTTCGCGTGGTTACCTGGAGCGCCGCCCGCCGCCTGCGACCGCCGCCGACCTCTCCGGCCATCGGCTCGTCGGCTATGTCGACGACCTGGTCTACGCGCCGGGTCTCAACTACGCCTCGGAGTTCCTGCGGAACTGGCGCTCAGCGATCGAAATCTCCAGCGCCATCGGTCAGCTCGCCGCCATTCGCGGCGGTGCCGGGATCGGCGTTCTCCACGACTATGTCGCCCGGCCCGAAGCCGATCTCGTCCGGGTCCTGCCGGCGCTGTCGGCGCGCCGCGCCTACTGGCTGGTGACACATGAGAACCTGCGCGACATTCCGCGGGTGACGGCGGCGGCGGATTTCATCGTCGACGCCGTCCAGCGGGATCGCGCCCAGTTCGCCGCTGCATGA
- a CDS encoding ABC transporter ATP-binding protein: MSLLEIEGLRVQFRTATGVSRAVDGLSLAVEAGQVLAIVGESGCGKSVTAMSILGLLPEEISRADGTIRFEGRDLLKLDERAMQKIRGKAVSMVFQEPMTSLNPVLTVGRQIGETLRLHEGLGRRAVEARALEMLRLVGIPEPERRLKQYPHELSGGMRQRVMIAMALACNPRLLIADEPTTALDVTVQAQILDLMRDLIGRTGTGMVLITHDFGVVAEMAQRVVVMYAGRKVEEAPVRELFAAPRHPYTRALLQSMPRLTEGAEAPEELTEIPGAVPALTEPVKACTFEPRCPRATEQCRTLYPSFVECGDDHMVACWNPEPQSDEAVAEPRRQGEMKA, encoded by the coding sequence ATGAGCCTGCTCGAAATCGAGGGCCTCAGGGTCCAGTTCCGCACCGCCACTGGCGTCTCGCGCGCCGTCGACGGGCTGAGCCTTGCCGTCGAGGCCGGCCAGGTGCTGGCCATCGTCGGCGAGAGCGGATGCGGCAAGTCCGTCACCGCCATGTCGATCCTCGGCCTCCTGCCGGAGGAGATCTCCCGCGCCGACGGCACCATTCGCTTCGAGGGCCGCGACCTTCTGAAACTCGACGAGCGCGCCATGCAGAAGATCCGCGGCAAGGCCGTGTCGATGGTCTTCCAGGAGCCGATGACGTCGCTCAATCCGGTGCTCACCGTGGGTCGGCAGATCGGCGAGACGCTTCGCCTCCACGAGGGGCTCGGCCGGCGCGCCGTCGAGGCGCGCGCGCTGGAGATGCTGCGCCTCGTCGGCATTCCCGAGCCCGAGCGCCGTCTCAAGCAGTATCCGCACGAGTTGTCCGGCGGCATGCGCCAGCGGGTGATGATCGCCATGGCGCTTGCCTGCAATCCGCGCCTCCTGATCGCCGACGAGCCGACGACGGCGCTCGACGTCACGGTTCAGGCGCAGATCCTGGACCTGATGCGCGACCTCATCGGCCGCACCGGAACGGGCATGGTGCTGATCACCCACGATTTCGGCGTGGTGGCGGAAATGGCCCAGCGTGTGGTGGTGATGTATGCCGGCCGCAAGGTGGAGGAGGCGCCGGTGCGCGAGCTCTTCGCCGCGCCGCGACATCCCTATACGCGGGCGCTTCTTCAATCGATGCCGCGGCTGACCGAGGGCGCGGAGGCGCCGGAGGAGCTGACCGAAATTCCGGGCGCCGTCCCGGCCCTGACCGAACCGGTGAAGGCCTGCACCTTCGAGCCGCGCTGTCCGCGCGCCACGGAGCAATGCCGCACGCTCTATCCCTCCTTCGTAGAGTGCGGCGACGACCACATGGTGGCCTGCTGGAATCCGGAACCGCAATCGGACGAGGCGGTGGCGGAGCCGCGCCGGCAAGGGGAGATGAAGGCATGA
- a CDS encoding ABC transporter ATP-binding protein: MTQTPPVLDVRDLSKTFAIRRSFFGRGGGAVHAVDGISFAIAEGETLGLVGESGCGKSTAGRAILRLTEPSAGEVWLDGERIDELSAGEMRLKRRDIQVVFQDPYSSLNPRLRARDIVAEPLRNFATIGAGEIEARVGELFNRVGLRPDQMDRFPHEFSGGQRQRLVIARALALKPRVIICDEAVSALDVSVQAQVINLLARLQRETGVAFLFISHDLAVVEHVSHRVAVMYLGRIVEIGDKAALYGRPRHPYTKALLSAAPVPDPDAKRDRTILQGEVPSPINRPSGCHFRTRCPIAAATCAEVSPVLRDVGDNHQVACHLVEG; the protein is encoded by the coding sequence ATGACCCAGACGCCACCGGTCCTCGACGTCCGCGACCTGTCCAAGACTTTCGCCATCCGCCGCAGCTTTTTCGGCCGCGGCGGCGGGGCGGTCCACGCCGTCGACGGCATCAGCTTTGCCATCGCGGAAGGCGAAACGCTCGGGCTCGTCGGCGAGTCGGGCTGCGGCAAGTCCACCGCCGGGCGCGCCATCCTGCGGCTGACGGAGCCGAGCGCCGGCGAGGTCTGGCTGGACGGCGAGCGCATCGACGAGCTCAGCGCGGGCGAGATGCGCCTGAAGCGGCGCGACATCCAGGTCGTCTTCCAGGACCCCTATTCGTCCCTGAACCCGCGCCTGCGAGCGCGCGACATCGTCGCCGAGCCGCTGCGAAACTTCGCCACCATCGGCGCCGGGGAAATCGAGGCACGGGTCGGCGAGCTGTTCAACCGGGTCGGCCTGCGGCCGGACCAGATGGACCGGTTTCCGCACGAATTCTCCGGCGGCCAGCGCCAGCGCCTGGTCATCGCCAGGGCGCTCGCGCTGAAGCCGCGCGTCATCATCTGCGACGAAGCCGTCTCCGCCCTCGACGTCTCGGTGCAGGCGCAGGTCATCAACCTGCTGGCGCGCCTGCAGCGCGAGACCGGCGTCGCCTTCCTCTTCATCTCCCACGACCTTGCCGTCGTCGAACATGTCAGCCACCGGGTGGCGGTGATGTATCTCGGCCGGATCGTCGAGATCGGCGACAAGGCCGCGCTCTATGGCCGGCCGCGCCATCCCTACACCAAGGCGCTGCTGTCGGCTGCGCCGGTACCCGATCCGGATGCGAAACGCGACCGGACAATCCTGCAGGGCGAGGTGCCGAGCCCGATCAACCGGCCGAGCGGCTGCCACTTCCGCACGCGCTGTCCGATCGCGGCGGCGACGTGCGCGGAAGTCTCGCCGGTGCTGCGCGACGTCGGCGACAACCACCAGGTCGCCTGCCACCTGGTCGAGGGCTGA
- a CDS encoding phenylacetaldoxime dehydratase family protein, which produces MQTSTSTTRINPLRKPKGFEPTVQRWSAGIPAKHEAYFVEFLGIQGPDAPTLDASPFFAFAGQSLSGLSGPDVVDHARHVDDAGQLNHIIAAYWVDEDAHKDWAAAFEASDFWNDPARLSEACGYFRESLSIPVGRQETLYWADYPAGLGRSPNVATYPTPYCGYFGAMRDRIPLAAVETFPSMAGDRLAPPVRRETRGARWVVEAPGNLAVIRSATFWGNCDREQREDFEEKLRVPLEKGMSYLRDNAVPAGCCSLRYQQSIGADFNELPEAHALGYFLSLGHLEDWSERHKSHHAIFAAAIARYKKYGAANQLRTWHEVFVLPDTGQTFDYLNCAPETGLLPWFEARKIG; this is translated from the coding sequence ATGCAGACCAGCACCAGCACGACCCGCATCAATCCGCTGCGAAAGCCCAAGGGGTTCGAGCCGACGGTCCAGCGGTGGTCGGCCGGGATTCCCGCCAAGCACGAGGCCTATTTCGTCGAGTTCCTCGGCATCCAGGGCCCGGATGCGCCGACGCTGGACGCATCGCCGTTCTTTGCATTTGCCGGGCAGTCGCTGTCCGGCTTGAGCGGGCCGGACGTCGTCGACCACGCCCGGCACGTGGATGACGCCGGGCAGCTCAACCACATCATTGCGGCCTACTGGGTCGACGAGGACGCCCACAAGGACTGGGCCGCGGCGTTCGAGGCAAGCGACTTTTGGAACGATCCGGCCCGGCTCTCGGAGGCTTGCGGGTATTTCCGCGAAAGCCTCTCCATTCCGGTCGGGCGGCAGGAAACCCTCTATTGGGCCGACTATCCGGCCGGCCTCGGGCGGTCGCCGAACGTGGCGACGTATCCGACCCCCTATTGCGGTTATTTCGGCGCCATGCGCGACCGCATTCCCCTTGCCGCGGTCGAGACCTTTCCGTCAATGGCGGGCGACCGGCTCGCGCCGCCGGTCCGTCGCGAGACGCGCGGGGCGCGGTGGGTCGTCGAGGCGCCGGGAAATCTCGCCGTCATTCGCTCGGCAACCTTCTGGGGCAACTGCGACCGCGAGCAGCGCGAAGATTTCGAGGAAAAGCTGCGCGTCCCGCTTGAAAAGGGGATGAGCTATCTGCGCGACAATGCCGTGCCGGCGGGCTGTTGTTCCTTGCGCTACCAGCAATCCATCGGCGCGGATTTCAACGAGCTGCCGGAAGCGCATGCCCTTGGGTATTTCCTGTCTCTGGGACATCTGGAGGACTGGTCGGAACGCCATAAGTCCCACCACGCGATCTTCGCGGCCGCGATCGCGCGCTACAAGAAATACGGCGCGGCCAATCAGCTTCGCACCTGGCACGAGGTGTTCGTCCTGCCCGACACCGGGCAGACATTCGACTATCTCAACTGCGCGCCCGAAACGGGACTGCTTCCCTGGTTCGAGGCACGGAAGATCGGGTAA
- a CDS encoding ABC transporter permease has protein sequence MPATTLAAAERPDLFAVPKRRTGVLGFLIGNPRITIGGGMLVLIVLMAISAPLLATHDPLSLAPWLRARFPSAEHWFGTDMLGRDIYSRVIYGARVSLTVGISVAVLTSVIGLFIGLIAGYLRWADGILMRIMDGLMAIPSILLAVALMALTQGSMVNVIIAVTIADIPRMCRLVRGVVLSAREQPYVEAAVATGTRTHVIIRRHILPNTLAPMIVQATYICASAMIVEAILSFIGAGTPPTTPSWGNIMAEGRALWQIKPFIVFFPAVFLSVTVLAVNLLGDGLRDLLDPRAATRT, from the coding sequence ATGCCTGCGACCACGCTTGCCGCGGCCGAGCGGCCGGACCTGTTCGCCGTGCCCAAACGGCGGACCGGCGTTCTGGGGTTCCTGATCGGCAACCCGCGCATCACGATCGGCGGCGGCATGCTCGTGCTCATCGTGCTGATGGCGATCTCGGCGCCGCTCCTTGCCACCCACGATCCGCTGTCCCTGGCGCCCTGGCTGCGCGCCCGCTTCCCCTCCGCCGAGCACTGGTTCGGTACCGACATGCTCGGCCGCGACATCTATTCCCGGGTGATCTACGGCGCCCGGGTCTCGCTCACCGTCGGCATCTCGGTCGCCGTGCTGACCTCGGTCATCGGCCTCTTCATCGGCCTCATCGCCGGCTATCTGCGCTGGGCCGACGGCATCCTGATGCGCATCATGGACGGCCTGATGGCCATTCCCTCCATCCTCCTTGCCGTGGCGCTGATGGCGCTGACCCAGGGCAGCATGGTCAATGTCATCATCGCCGTGACGATCGCCGACATTCCCCGCATGTGCCGCCTGGTGCGCGGCGTCGTGCTGTCCGCGCGCGAACAGCCCTATGTGGAAGCCGCAGTGGCGACGGGGACCCGCACCCACGTCATCATCCGCCGGCACATCCTGCCCAACACGCTGGCGCCGATGATCGTCCAGGCGACCTATATCTGCGCCTCCGCGATGATCGTCGAGGCGATCCTGTCCTTCATCGGCGCCGGCACGCCGCCGACGACCCCGTCCTGGGGCAACATCATGGCCGAGGGCCGCGCGCTCTGGCAGATCAAGCCGTTCATCGTCTTCTTTCCGGCCGTGTTCCTGTCGGTGACGGTGCTGGCGGTCAACCTGCTCGGCGACGGCCTGCGCGATCTGCTCGATCCGCGCGCCGCGACCCGCACGTGA